The proteins below come from a single Stomoxys calcitrans chromosome 1, idStoCalc2.1, whole genome shotgun sequence genomic window:
- the LOC131994229 gene encoding uncharacterized protein LOC131994229 has protein sequence MDDQDARTINQQIENIYSNLNNVTYTLSHEHSINFKMIERFNNITSHINNEQHTIERYMLSTTNKIKQEEDILLQTQYLNQINYNIDLLTHHLTNIAEAVVLSKLNIISRFLLSPEELENIEVKLKQKNIEVRSIENIYEMLGMQAYYNETNIIFNILVPNVSEEDYFLYHIIPLPINITKLIITEPYILFNENSTHHHKTLCPSIEGTYYCGIPIRQEETKYSLCIGNLINNKEANCPISDVGKRESITQVEQNLILFIHSPETLINSTCSIKTLTVKDTALVRFQNCDVSINGITYHDDTDAYWDQLHIPPLPNSNISVNSTIEILSLQKLEDFNFLTNNRISNLEITTTTVHSVTTTTTLPITPTTTSSLWPSLYLKGGGVTTPTLLSPPKPVTTPTLLSPPKPPRTLTY, from the exons ATGGATGACCAAGACGCTAGAACAATAAATCAACAGATAGAAAACATTTACTCAAACCTAAACAACGTTACATATACACTTTCACACGAACATTCAATCAACTTTAAAATGATTGAAAGATTCAATAACATAACATCCCACATAAATAACGAACAGCACACAATAGAAAGATACATGTTGAGCacaactaataaaataaaacaggaaGAGGACATACTATTACAAACACAATACCTCAACCAGATAAACTACAATATCGACCTTCTAACACACCACTTAACAAACATAGCTGAGGCAGTAGTTCTGTCAAAACTAAATATAATTTCAAGATTCCTCCTCAGCCCGGAAGAACTCGAAAACATAGaagtcaaattaaaacaaaaaaatattgaagtcagatctatcgaaaatatttatgaaatgctAGGCATGCAAGCCTACTACAATGaaacaaatatcatttttaaTATTCTTGTACCGAATGTCTCTGAAGAAGACTATTTTCTATACCACATAATTCCTTTACCAATAAACATAACTAAGTTAATAATAACAGAACCATATATATTGTTTAATGAAAATTCCACACACCATCACAAAACACTTTGCCCATCGATCGAAGGAACATATTATTGCGGTATACCGATCCGACAGGAAGAAACCaaatactcgttatgtattggaAACTTAATAAACAATAAAGAAGCAAATTGCCCAATTAGTGACGTTGGAAAAAGGGAATCGATCACACAAGTGGAACAAAacctaatactttttatacactcACCAGAGACACTAATAAATTCTACTTGCAGTATCAAAACTCTCACAGTAAAAGACACAGCCCTTGTGCGTTTCCAGAACTGTGACGTCTCAATAAATGGTATAACATACCACGATGATACCGATGCATATTGGGATCAACTCCACATACCCCCGTTACCAAACAGCAACATTTCCGTAAACTCCACAATCGAAATACTTAGTCTTCAAAAACTCGAGGATTTCAACTTTCTAACCAACAACAGAATTAGCAACCTGGAAATAACCACTACAACAGTTCACTcagtcacaacaacaacaacatta CCTATCACTCCGACCACAACATCTTCATTGTGGCCGTCGCTCTATCTTAAGGGGGGAGgagttacgacacccaccttattgtctccaccaaaaccagttacgacacccaccttattatctccaccaaaaccaccgAGAACGTTAACctattga